Genomic DNA from Niallia circulans:
ACACGCAAGAATTACCCGCCGAATCTGACGGTCGAAACGGTATTGTTTAGGCTCAAACGGTGTTTTTTCTGATTCTAATGACGTTAGCTTTAAGAGATTTTCACTTAATTTGGAGAGCCGCAAGCTTTCTGTTTTTATAATTTGTAAATAATGAGCTCTTTCCTTTTTTGTTAAGTCTTCATTATTTAATGCTTCCGCAAAGCCGATAATAGAGGTAAGCGGTGACTGAATTTCATGGGAAACATTTGAGATGAATTCCTGACGCATTTGCTCCATTTCGCCTAATTCTGTTGCCATATGCTGCATGCTTTCAATGATGCTGTGATAGGGATGGTTTCGTTGTACTTGTTGTCCGTAAAAAGACAAATCAATATTAAAATTCCCTTGTGCCATCTGTTCAAATGCATAAATCATCGGGGAGAAAAATTTGCGCTGTCTGTTTTGAACTCCCTTTATACGGCTAATGCAAGTAATTCCGAGCATGACGGATAAAATAACAAGCACCGTATTAATCACTTGTTTCCACAGTGGAGAAATCGACCAGCTATAATGTGTAAATAGCCAGGAGGTGAAAGAAAAAACGAAAATGGAAGCAAGAATAATAATTAAAAAGATTAATGCGAAACCACCGATATGTAGTAATGCTTTCCAAAGCTTCTTCATATTAACTCCAGACGATAGCCTAATCCTCGAATCGTGCTAATTTTGAATTTATGTTTATCGTCCAAAAATCTTGCTCTTAACCTTTTAATATGAACATCAACGGTTCTTTCATCTCCCTCATAATCAAAGCCCCAAATATCCTCAATCAGCTCATCACGCGAATACGTTTTGCCTGGCTGTGATGCGAGCTTAAAAAGAAGCTCAAATTCCTTTAAGGGCAAAGTGCAGGA
This window encodes:
- a CDS encoding sensor histidine kinase; protein product: MKKLWKALLHIGGFALIFLIIILASIFVFSFTSWLFTHYSWSISPLWKQVINTVLVILSVMLGITCISRIKGVQNRQRKFFSPMIYAFEQMAQGNFNIDLSFYGQQVQRNHPYHSIIESMQHMATELGEMEQMRQEFISNVSHEIQSPLTSIIGFAEALNNEDLTKKERAHYLQIIKTESLRLSKLSENLLKLTSLESEKTPFEPKQYRFDRQIRRVILACEPQWTAKCIDTQIELENVSIHADEDLLEQVWINLIHNSIKFTPNLGKITVTLRMENDSAIVTIKDSGIGMTEAVQARIFERFYKADLSRNRQNGGSGLGLSITKKIIDMHQGKISVKSDINKGTDFTIKLPLH